Proteins encoded in a region of the Candidatus Moanabacter tarae genome:
- the accB gene encoding Biotin carboxyl carrier protein of acetyl-CoA carboxylase, which translates to MKSSDLSEFEIEEDSFKLRISRRKEDQTNILTTGLSPPFAAPHHASPLPVPQETTDGKISSVSESEPTGDFITSPMVGTFYLAPSPESSPFVEKGTEVNNESVVCIIEAMKVMNEIQAEMSGEILEVLIENGQSVEFGQPLFKIRKS; encoded by the coding sequence ATGAAAAGCTCGGACCTATCGGAGTTCGAGATCGAGGAAGATAGTTTCAAGCTTCGAATAAGTCGTCGCAAAGAGGACCAAACTAACATTCTCACAACGGGCCTCTCTCCACCTTTCGCTGCTCCGCACCACGCGTCACCGCTCCCCGTCCCTCAAGAAACTACTGACGGCAAAATATCATCAGTAAGCGAGTCGGAACCGACGGGTGATTTCATTACCTCACCAATGGTTGGAACATTCTACCTCGCTCCGTCTCCTGAGAGTTCGCCTTTCGTTGAAAAAGGCACTGAGGTAAATAACGAATCCGTTGTCTGTATCATAGAGGCAATGAAGGTGATGAATGAAATCCAAGCTGAAATGTCGGGAGAAATTCTGGAAGTCCTCATTGAAAATGGTCAATCGGTTGAGTTCGGCCAACCGCTTTTCAAGATCAGAAAAAGCTGA
- the accC gene encoding Biotin carboxylase — translation MFQKILIANRGEIALRVIRACKELGIKTVAVYSEADEQSLHVQLADGAIRIGSSPSGESYLKSDRILSAAEIADVDAIHPGYGFLAEKAEFAEQCESCNIKFIGPKSETIRLMGDKAQARETVRKARVPVTQGSEGPVEDGQAALRVAKQIGFPVIIKAVSGGGGRGMRTANNAATLLKEFANAQSEAEKAFGDGTLYVEKLIENPRHIEFQILADNHGQVIHMLERDCSVQRRHQKLIEESPSPFLSNDLRKRMGRAAIRAAEACEYVNAGTIEFLVDERGEFYFMEMNTRIQVEHGVTEEVTGYDLIEKQIRIAAGEKLQIDQKDIKFNCHAVESRICAEDPTRGFAPCPGEISLYYPPGGLGVRVDSHIYGGYTIPPHYDSMISKVISCARTRDLALDRMHRALSEYLIRGIKTTIPFTMAVIQDPVFRQGGATTAYVEEFIGRSPKSLLLDTNHLN, via the coding sequence ATGTTTCAAAAAATTTTAATCGCTAACCGGGGCGAGATCGCTCTGAGGGTTATACGCGCTTGTAAGGAGTTAGGGATTAAAACCGTCGCCGTCTACTCCGAAGCAGATGAACAATCGTTACATGTCCAACTGGCTGACGGGGCGATCCGTATCGGATCCTCGCCTAGCGGTGAAAGCTATCTAAAATCGGACCGCATTCTCAGCGCCGCCGAGATCGCAGACGTCGACGCGATCCACCCAGGCTATGGCTTCTTAGCAGAAAAAGCAGAATTTGCAGAGCAATGCGAGAGCTGCAACATCAAGTTCATCGGACCTAAGTCTGAAACCATACGGCTAATGGGAGACAAAGCGCAGGCTCGTGAAACCGTTAGAAAAGCACGAGTTCCTGTCACTCAAGGGAGCGAAGGACCTGTGGAAGATGGGCAAGCCGCCTTGCGGGTTGCGAAGCAAATCGGTTTTCCTGTAATTATAAAAGCAGTCTCAGGAGGAGGAGGAAGGGGTATGCGAACGGCAAATAATGCCGCAACCTTGTTAAAGGAGTTTGCCAATGCTCAAAGTGAAGCAGAGAAGGCTTTTGGTGACGGGACCCTTTATGTAGAAAAACTGATCGAAAATCCCCGCCATATTGAATTCCAGATCCTGGCTGACAACCACGGGCAAGTGATCCATATGTTGGAGCGCGACTGTTCGGTCCAACGAAGACATCAAAAGTTGATCGAGGAATCGCCTTCGCCTTTCCTAAGTAACGATTTGCGAAAACGAATGGGACGCGCTGCTATCCGTGCTGCAGAAGCCTGTGAATATGTGAACGCAGGAACCATTGAATTTTTGGTCGATGAAAGAGGAGAGTTCTACTTCATGGAGATGAATACACGAATCCAGGTGGAGCACGGCGTTACGGAAGAAGTCACGGGATATGATCTCATCGAGAAACAGATCCGCATCGCGGCTGGAGAGAAGCTGCAAATCGATCAGAAAGATATCAAATTCAATTGTCACGCGGTTGAGAGTCGGATCTGCGCCGAAGATCCGACCCGGGGCTTTGCCCCCTGCCCCGGAGAAATCTCCCTCTACTACCCACCGGGTGGGCTCGGGGTCAGAGTTGACTCACACATCTATGGAGGATATACAATTCCTCCACACTACGATAGTATGATCAGCAAAGTTATCTCGTGCGCGAGAACGCGTGACCTTGCACTCGATCGGATGCATCGCGCCCTAAGCGAATACCTGATTAGAGGAATTAAGACAACAATTCCCTTCACTATGGCTGTTATTCAAGATCCTGTTTTCAGGCAGGGAGGTGCCACTACTGCCTATGTCGAGGAATTTATTGGCCGGTCACCGAAAAGCCTTTTACTCGACACCAACCACTTGAACTAG
- the thiE gene encoding Thiamine-phosphate synthase yields the protein MSSGSTQAKKTVDFLNQARFYAILDTGYVAPEKLVSKCRDLIAGGADLIQLRAKRESPRQRYAITESLIPIFESSSIPLVINDDVQLAAAFPDLGLHIGQDDTPPIIARESLGPNRIIGLSTHSLEQAKRAVDLGPMLSYFAVGPVFTTPTKPEYQAVGIKLVRKVSNLKPPTPFFCIGGIKRQNVAQVIESGAERIVAVSDVLNAQDTAGAVREFKRFFL from the coding sequence ATGTCCAGCGGTTCAACTCAAGCTAAGAAAACTGTTGATTTTCTAAATCAAGCGCGTTTCTACGCTATATTGGATACCGGTTATGTAGCACCCGAAAAACTGGTTAGCAAATGTCGAGATCTCATCGCGGGGGGTGCTGATCTTATCCAACTCCGGGCAAAAAGGGAGTCTCCTCGGCAACGGTATGCAATCACGGAATCGCTTATCCCCATCTTCGAATCGAGTAGCATTCCTCTGGTGATTAATGATGACGTCCAACTTGCGGCTGCCTTTCCTGATCTTGGATTGCATATAGGCCAAGATGATACCCCGCCGATAATAGCTCGAGAAAGCTTGGGGCCCAATCGCATTATTGGTCTCTCTACCCACTCTCTCGAACAAGCAAAAAGAGCAGTTGATCTTGGCCCTATGCTCAGCTATTTCGCTGTAGGTCCAGTTTTTACTACTCCTACCAAACCTGAATATCAGGCAGTCGGAATCAAGTTAGTTCGCAAAGTAAGCAATTTGAAACCACCAACTCCCTTTTTTTGCATTGGAGGCATAAAGAGGCAAAACGTCGCACAGGTGATTGAAAGCGGAGCTGAACGAATCGTGGCCGTATCCGATGTCCTCAACGCGCAGGACACAGCAGGCGCAGTACGGGAATTCAAACGATTTTTTCTCTAA
- the prmA gene encoding Ribosomal protein L11 methyltransferase codes for MILLSCQVSEDLADLLEQYFCELEHSPWMLIRMEEETYFRLVGYFDNHPQAEKDWRYLRSRFTVLPEITEKKEVDEESWINRYRESFRPWSCRGLHWIPLWMRDTVDVPVGEAVIFIEPGLAFGTGDHPTTRLCTYRMLDFIDSRNGEISDCSVVDAGTGSGILALSAARLGFGSVFGFDIDPNAIQVCAKNLTLNQLEGQVKYRQGGVEDCLKGKRVDLVLANIESDILCRNSSELIEAIKPGGVLVLGGIFSCDIDSVFGHFLGSGEQLGIRFTIDCREEGDWWDLALRSLV; via the coding sequence ATGATTCTGCTTTCATGTCAGGTCTCAGAGGATCTGGCGGATTTGCTTGAGCAGTACTTTTGCGAATTAGAACATTCGCCTTGGATGCTCATCCGAATGGAAGAGGAGACATACTTTAGGCTAGTTGGTTACTTTGATAACCATCCTCAGGCCGAAAAAGATTGGAGGTATCTTCGTTCCAGATTTACCGTTCTTCCTGAAATCACTGAGAAAAAGGAGGTCGATGAAGAGAGTTGGATAAACCGATATCGAGAGAGTTTCAGGCCTTGGTCTTGCCGCGGTCTGCATTGGATTCCCTTGTGGATGAGAGATACAGTTGATGTCCCAGTCGGAGAAGCAGTCATCTTTATTGAACCAGGCTTGGCTTTCGGGACGGGTGACCATCCTACAACCCGGTTGTGTACTTACCGGATGCTCGACTTTATCGACTCCCGAAACGGCGAAATTTCAGATTGTTCGGTCGTAGATGCAGGGACCGGATCAGGTATACTCGCTCTTTCCGCTGCTCGTTTAGGGTTCGGGTCCGTTTTCGGATTCGATATCGATCCAAATGCCATTCAGGTGTGTGCAAAGAATCTGACTTTGAATCAACTTGAGGGACAAGTGAAATACCGACAAGGCGGGGTGGAAGATTGTCTGAAAGGAAAAAGGGTAGATCTTGTTCTTGCCAATATTGAATCCGATATTTTGTGTCGAAACAGCTCAGAGCTTATTGAGGCCATTAAACCGGGGGGCGTTCTCGTGCTTGGTGGGATCTTTAGCTGCGACATCGATTCAGTGTTTGGTCATTTTTTGGGGAGTGGAGAGCAACTAGGTATTCGGTTCACTATCGACTGTCGGGAGGAGGGCGACTGGTGGGATTTAGCTTTGAGATCGCTAGTCTAG
- the dnaJ gene encoding Chaperone protein DnaJ, with product MAKEDYYELLGVSKDTSADEIKKAYRKMAMKYHPDKNAGDVEAEEMFKKISEAYEVLKDSEKRAAYDRYGHAAFQSAGAGRGPGSGGFHDPFDLFKEVFGGSGGGIFEEFFGGSRGGSHGGSRSGADLRYDLEIELSEAAKGVEKQISFRRAATCERCDGDGAEPGSQKTTCTMCGGQGQVTSQRGFFSVRQLCPTCEGNGVVIQNPCGKCRGEGRMTKTSKINVRIPAGADTGTRLRSRGNGEAGLAGGESGDLYIIIHVVEHEIFERIGDDLLCEIPIKFTLASLGGTIDVPTLNGKASLKIPNGTQSGTTFRLRGHGVPGLHDRRSGDQLIRVQIEVPTRLNKDERKKLEDFAIACGDADHPVSDSFFRKAKRFFE from the coding sequence GTGGCTAAGGAAGACTATTACGAACTTCTGGGCGTTTCTAAGGACACGTCTGCGGATGAAATTAAGAAGGCCTATCGGAAGATGGCTATGAAGTACCATCCGGACAAAAATGCGGGTGACGTCGAAGCAGAAGAAATGTTCAAAAAAATCTCCGAAGCATACGAAGTGCTCAAGGATTCAGAAAAGCGGGCAGCCTACGATCGGTACGGACATGCTGCATTCCAGTCTGCAGGTGCTGGACGAGGCCCTGGATCTGGGGGATTCCATGATCCCTTTGATCTTTTCAAGGAGGTTTTTGGCGGCAGTGGGGGAGGAATTTTCGAAGAGTTTTTTGGCGGCAGTCGTGGGGGGTCCCATGGAGGTAGTCGTAGTGGAGCCGATTTGAGATACGATCTTGAGATCGAATTGTCGGAGGCAGCGAAGGGTGTTGAAAAGCAGATCTCATTTCGCAGAGCGGCTACCTGTGAGCGATGTGATGGGGATGGGGCTGAGCCAGGCTCGCAGAAGACGACTTGCACAATGTGTGGAGGACAGGGGCAGGTTACATCTCAGAGAGGCTTCTTCAGCGTTCGCCAATTGTGTCCTACTTGTGAGGGGAATGGAGTCGTAATTCAGAATCCTTGCGGCAAATGTCGAGGTGAAGGCAGAATGACCAAAACGAGCAAAATTAATGTGAGGATTCCGGCGGGGGCGGATACTGGGACACGACTTCGATCTAGAGGCAATGGGGAGGCAGGATTAGCGGGAGGAGAATCGGGGGATTTATACATTATCATTCACGTAGTAGAACATGAAATTTTCGAGCGAATCGGCGATGATCTTCTCTGTGAAATCCCCATTAAATTTACGTTGGCGTCGCTTGGTGGAACAATTGATGTTCCAACTCTCAACGGCAAGGCGTCGCTCAAGATTCCAAATGGCACCCAGAGTGGCACTACCTTTCGTTTACGCGGCCATGGCGTACCGGGACTCCATGATAGGCGATCTGGTGATCAGCTGATACGCGTTCAGATTGAAGTGCCGACGCGTCTTAACAAAGACGAGCGAAAGAAACTTGAGGACTTCGCCATAGCTTGCGGAGATGCTGATCATCCGGTGTCTGATAGCTTCTTTAGAAAAGCGAAACGGTTTTTCGAATGA
- the grpE gene encoding Protein GrpE translates to MARGKKSKAKRKGENPLTESNSDGDMEETEVAAEADGAIDSSGQTEAEDENVGDAGTSKVDTHGELLKELDQAVSKAGESHDRYLRAVAEQENFRKRTLREKEELRKYGPAGFIEDLLSVLDSFNIGLEAARSRPEAASVVEGFEMVRAQFKTAMEQHGVTEIDPDGEVFDPNSHEAVSQQPSDLFEEGKILAVTRLGYRLHDRLLRAATVVVSSGMPCEKEKVEPEGKDVVDPT, encoded by the coding sequence ATGGCGAGAGGAAAGAAGTCTAAGGCAAAACGAAAGGGAGAAAACCCGCTAACAGAATCCAATTCGGATGGTGATATGGAAGAAACGGAGGTTGCGGCGGAGGCAGATGGGGCGATCGACAGTTCGGGTCAGACAGAGGCGGAAGATGAAAATGTCGGAGATGCAGGAACGTCGAAAGTAGACACACACGGGGAACTTTTAAAGGAACTCGATCAAGCGGTTTCAAAGGCTGGAGAGAGCCACGACCGTTATTTGCGAGCCGTAGCGGAACAGGAAAATTTCCGGAAGCGAACGCTTAGAGAAAAAGAAGAATTGAGAAAGTACGGACCAGCTGGATTTATCGAAGATCTCCTTAGCGTTTTAGATAGCTTCAATATCGGATTGGAAGCAGCACGGAGTAGGCCTGAAGCGGCATCGGTTGTAGAAGGGTTTGAAATGGTACGTGCCCAGTTCAAGACAGCAATGGAGCAACACGGTGTTACCGAGATTGATCCGGATGGCGAAGTTTTTGACCCTAATTCGCATGAAGCCGTCTCGCAACAACCGAGCGACTTGTTCGAGGAGGGGAAGATCTTGGCTGTGACAAGGTTGGGTTATCGGTTGCATGATCGGTTGTTGCGCGCCGCTACGGTTGTTGTGTCGAGCGGTATGCCCTGTGAAAAGGAAAAGGTCGAACCTGAAGGAAAGGACGTCGTCGATCCGACGTAG
- the gmuF gene encoding putative mannose-6-phosphate isomerase GmuF has protein sequence MNFIAFNPIYQERVWGGTGIGSKLGRILPPGKSIGESWEVVDRSEAQSRIAAGRWEGMTFQEVLRAHGEEIMGPRYKVGEPFPILVKWLDCAQRLSLQVHPPEKMARLLGGQAKTEMWYIHEAEESAALYVGLKSGVSRVKFEEALRCERLETVIHRIAVNGGDSMFVPSGRVHAVDAGNLILEIQQNSDTTYRVHDWGRIGLDGKPRTLYLEESLKCINFSDYEPLPLRSSEGFQILAESLEFRVTKYDACEAEEQFNFQSFEQPRLLHIVRGGLKDLESGATLQIGDSILLPYSSSFTFQTLKDTRILITDQFC, from the coding sequence ATGAATTTTATAGCTTTTAACCCTATTTATCAAGAGCGGGTTTGGGGAGGAACCGGAATTGGATCTAAGTTGGGTAGAATCCTCCCCCCGGGGAAAAGCATTGGGGAGAGTTGGGAGGTGGTTGATCGGAGTGAGGCACAATCAAGGATCGCGGCTGGGAGGTGGGAGGGTATGACCTTTCAGGAAGTATTACGGGCGCACGGAGAAGAGATAATGGGCCCGAGATACAAAGTAGGAGAACCTTTCCCAATACTAGTAAAGTGGCTCGATTGTGCTCAAAGACTGAGTTTGCAGGTACATCCGCCGGAAAAAATGGCCCGATTGTTGGGAGGCCAAGCCAAGACAGAAATGTGGTACATCCACGAAGCCGAGGAGAGTGCGGCGCTGTATGTGGGGCTTAAGTCTGGGGTCAGCAGAGTGAAGTTCGAAGAAGCTCTACGGTGCGAAAGGTTAGAGACGGTGATTCATAGAATCGCCGTGAATGGGGGTGATTCTATGTTTGTCCCGAGCGGACGGGTGCATGCGGTGGATGCGGGTAATCTTATTCTCGAGATCCAGCAGAATTCGGATACTACCTATCGGGTTCACGACTGGGGGAGAATTGGTCTGGACGGGAAGCCAAGAACTCTTTACTTGGAGGAATCTTTGAAGTGTATCAACTTTTCAGATTATGAACCGTTACCTCTACGCTCGTCGGAGGGTTTTCAAATATTGGCTGAATCTCTCGAATTCAGAGTGACCAAATATGATGCTTGCGAAGCGGAGGAACAATTTAACTTCCAGTCCTTTGAACAACCGAGGCTATTGCATATAGTGAGGGGAGGGCTCAAGGATTTAGAATCGGGTGCAACCCTGCAGATTGGAGACAGTATACTGTTACCCTACTCGAGTTCCTTCACCTTCCAAACTTTGAAAGACACTCGGATTCTGATAACGGATCAGTTCTGTTAG
- the spoIIIE gene encoding DNA translocase SpoIIIE, whose product MAEKTRPLPTFKPKDGRSKPLLGIIFLGLTILILVSVWDYAPEQSSRITTERSSENLVGRFGAEFGFYSFLTFGIGTWLIPFYLLWIGYMYFFSLSHKLKISKILILLLCLVSASAFTTMLQVKAIRTEIDSDFYPAGYGGCVGDWIYNDLLRNFLGVFGGSFVLAAVFITGSVAMFHDNIGRIGLKEKWEKWKMGRTAKAGKGKVARKLKFSLFLSKLIPSIKLPENPKLTRSSPRTATNIPMPTQSMVDVDDISDNVEPSISTDHPTQPPRSDSTTSPTPSELPSHSESQKPFASKSLKIIASEQTKKSQSSFPVKKGDYVMPPLAILHTVEPISEDSSLEDHEGTAEALFQTLDEFGVKVTMGEVHTGPVITRFDVHPAAGVRVEKIVNLDKNLAMGLKATSVRILAPVPGKGCVGIEVPNRYPTTVSVREILESEDWIDGEAAIPIALGREVSGRPLIADLNRMPHLLIAGATGSGKTICINAVITSLIYHFSPEDLRFVMVDPKIVEMQIFNDIPHMLIPVVTDPKKVPGALRYLLTEMDKRYKIFAKSGVRNIAGFNAIRETRNKGEGNVAEEKEFEADLSPEERAAVSTIEVPRDEEIEIPDRLPYIVCIIDELADLMMVAPAEIETCVARLAQLARAAGIHLVIATQRPSVNVITGVIKANLPSRIAFKVASKVDSRTILDAMGADHLIGKGDLLFLPPESAVLIRAQGAFVSDEEIKKLVEYLKKEGTPNYDEQFQHSVETGEVPEEGEDFENGDDDDLLPDAIEVLKSSKRASTSMLQRRLRIGYNRAARIMEMLEMRGVVGPENGAQPREILKDLDNL is encoded by the coding sequence ATGGCTGAAAAAACACGGCCGCTACCTACCTTTAAACCGAAGGATGGACGATCCAAGCCCCTTCTCGGGATTATTTTCCTGGGCCTCACTATCTTGATTCTGGTCTCAGTCTGGGATTACGCCCCAGAGCAAAGCTCCCGTATCACAACCGAACGCAGCAGCGAAAACCTTGTGGGTCGCTTTGGCGCCGAGTTTGGTTTCTACTCATTCCTGACCTTCGGAATCGGAACCTGGCTTATTCCGTTTTACCTCCTTTGGATTGGTTATATGTACTTCTTTTCCCTATCTCATAAACTCAAAATTTCCAAAATTCTTATTCTCCTCCTTTGTCTAGTTTCCGCATCTGCCTTCACCACCATGCTTCAGGTCAAGGCGATCAGAACGGAAATTGATAGTGATTTTTATCCAGCAGGATATGGTGGTTGTGTAGGCGATTGGATATATAATGATTTGCTCAGAAACTTTTTGGGTGTTTTTGGCGGCAGCTTTGTACTAGCGGCTGTATTTATTACCGGCTCAGTCGCAATGTTTCACGATAATATCGGCCGTATCGGGCTAAAAGAGAAATGGGAAAAATGGAAAATGGGGCGAACAGCCAAAGCAGGTAAGGGAAAGGTAGCCAGGAAACTTAAATTCAGCCTTTTTTTATCTAAACTCATCCCGTCAATAAAGTTACCAGAAAACCCTAAGCTAACCCGGTCCTCGCCGAGAACAGCTACAAATATTCCCATGCCAACACAAAGCATGGTCGATGTGGACGATATATCGGACAATGTTGAGCCATCCATCAGTACCGACCATCCCACACAACCGCCCCGTTCAGATTCTACAACGAGCCCCACCCCTTCCGAACTCCCGTCCCATTCCGAATCCCAAAAACCTTTCGCCTCCAAATCTCTCAAGATAATAGCTAGCGAGCAGACGAAAAAGTCGCAGAGCTCCTTTCCTGTTAAGAAGGGAGACTATGTGATGCCTCCACTTGCAATACTCCATACTGTTGAGCCAATCTCGGAAGATTCGAGCCTTGAGGATCATGAAGGTACAGCTGAGGCTCTCTTCCAAACATTGGACGAATTTGGTGTCAAGGTGACCATGGGGGAGGTCCACACGGGCCCAGTCATTACTCGCTTCGATGTTCATCCGGCAGCAGGGGTACGGGTTGAGAAAATCGTCAATCTAGACAAAAATTTAGCCATGGGCCTCAAGGCAACTTCTGTCCGCATTCTTGCACCAGTTCCGGGAAAGGGATGTGTTGGAATCGAAGTTCCTAACAGATACCCAACAACTGTTTCGGTCCGAGAAATTCTAGAATCCGAGGATTGGATTGATGGCGAAGCGGCGATTCCAATCGCATTGGGCCGGGAAGTAAGCGGTCGACCTCTTATCGCTGACTTAAACAGAATGCCGCATCTTCTCATTGCCGGCGCCACTGGGTCGGGCAAAACTATCTGCATTAATGCTGTAATAACCTCTCTTATCTACCACTTTAGTCCGGAAGACCTTCGCTTCGTTATGGTCGATCCGAAAATCGTGGAGATGCAGATATTTAATGATATACCCCATATGTTGATTCCGGTTGTAACCGATCCGAAAAAAGTACCGGGAGCTCTTAGATATCTCCTCACCGAAATGGATAAGCGTTATAAGATCTTTGCCAAATCCGGCGTTCGAAACATTGCAGGCTTTAATGCTATCCGGGAAACGCGAAACAAAGGAGAGGGAAACGTTGCGGAAGAAAAGGAATTTGAGGCAGATCTTTCACCGGAAGAACGGGCTGCGGTTAGCACCATCGAAGTCCCTCGCGACGAAGAAATCGAGATCCCGGATAGGCTTCCATATATCGTCTGCATAATAGATGAACTGGCCGATCTTATGATGGTGGCCCCTGCCGAAATAGAGACCTGCGTGGCACGTCTCGCCCAACTCGCCCGCGCCGCCGGCATTCACCTGGTTATTGCGACTCAACGCCCATCAGTTAATGTCATAACGGGAGTCATCAAAGCTAATCTCCCTAGTAGAATAGCTTTTAAAGTCGCTTCCAAAGTCGACAGTCGCACAATACTGGACGCCATGGGGGCCGACCATCTAATAGGGAAAGGTGATCTTCTTTTCCTTCCTCCCGAGTCTGCTGTTCTAATCCGAGCCCAAGGTGCTTTTGTCTCCGACGAAGAGATCAAGAAACTAGTTGAGTATCTCAAAAAAGAGGGCACTCCCAATTACGACGAGCAATTTCAGCATTCCGTAGAAACCGGGGAAGTTCCCGAGGAGGGTGAGGATTTTGAAAATGGCGATGACGATGATCTACTGCCGGATGCTATAGAAGTCTTGAAGTCCTCCAAGAGAGCTTCAACCTCTATGCTGCAAAGAAGATTACGAATCGGGTATAATCGTGCCGCACGCATTATGGAAATGCTCGAAATGAGAGGTGTTGTCGGGCCGGAAAATGGAGCCCAGCCTCGTGAAATACTAAAGGACCTTGATAACCTCTAA
- a CDS encoding hypothetical protein (UPF0365 protein SA1402), giving the protein MNTHILAVTIPQIMSIVIGIFILILAFIIISFFNVWLRAWLSGAYVGFGTLVAMRLRKNPYALIVDARINAVKAGVAIPINQFEQHFMAGGDVGQTTQSLINALKAGIELEWDRACAIDLATKGTTKSVIEAVRTSINPKVIDCPDGTSGSRVTIDGVAKDGIQVRARARVTVRSNLDRYVGSAQEETIIARVGEGIVTTIGSADSYKWVLENPDSISKNVLDRGLDTGTAFEILSIDIADVDVGENVGAKLQEAQAEANKNMAQAQAEIRRAAAVALEQENKAKIAEMEANLVEAQAQVPLAMAGALKSGNLGVMDYYRMMNIQSDTEMRSSIAKPGDEDEELQ; this is encoded by the coding sequence ATGAACACTCATATTCTAGCAGTCACGATTCCACAGATTATGTCGATCGTTATCGGCATCTTTATTCTGATCCTTGCATTCATCATTATTTCGTTTTTTAACGTTTGGTTAAGAGCTTGGTTGTCGGGTGCTTACGTTGGATTTGGAACATTGGTGGCGATGAGATTGAGAAAGAATCCTTATGCACTAATTGTCGATGCCCGGATCAATGCGGTGAAGGCTGGAGTCGCGATACCGATCAATCAGTTCGAGCAACACTTCATGGCAGGTGGTGACGTCGGGCAGACAACTCAGTCGTTGATCAATGCTCTGAAGGCAGGAATTGAACTCGAATGGGATCGAGCCTGTGCTATTGACCTGGCGACGAAAGGAACCACGAAGTCAGTTATCGAGGCAGTGCGGACTTCCATTAATCCCAAAGTAATTGATTGCCCCGATGGGACTTCTGGTTCTCGCGTGACTATAGATGGGGTGGCGAAAGACGGTATTCAGGTTAGGGCGCGTGCCCGTGTCACAGTTCGAAGCAATCTTGATCGCTATGTTGGGAGCGCCCAAGAGGAGACCATCATCGCTCGGGTTGGTGAGGGTATCGTGACAACGATCGGTTCGGCGGACAGTTACAAATGGGTGTTGGAGAATCCGGATTCAATTTCGAAAAACGTCCTGGATCGCGGCCTTGATACAGGTACCGCTTTTGAAATTTTATCCATTGATATTGCGGATGTGGACGTTGGTGAAAATGTTGGGGCCAAATTGCAAGAAGCGCAGGCGGAAGCGAACAAGAACATGGCACAAGCCCAAGCAGAGATCCGAAGAGCAGCGGCCGTGGCTTTGGAACAAGAGAATAAGGCTAAGATTGCAGAAATGGAGGCAAACTTGGTTGAAGCACAAGCTCAGGTACCGCTTGCAATGGCTGGTGCTTTAAAGTCCGGGAATCTCGGGGTGATGGATTATTATCGGATGATGAATATCCAGTCTGATACTGAGATGAGAAGTTCTATCGCAAAGCCCGGTGATGAAGATGAAGAGCTGCAATAA